The genomic window TCGGGGTCGAAGGCATCCCAGTCGTCGACCCACGTCTCGAGAGTTCGGCTCGCGGCGACGTCAGCGATCAGTGCGGCACGCGAGGGCCACCGCCCGGCCGCACCCGACTGCGATAGGAGAACGCGGCCCTCGCCACGGGTCTCGAGTTCGAACGCGTCGGGATCGGCGTCGAACCCGAAGGCATCGACGGCCGCCACGGCGTCGACGTCCGACTCCTCGAGGGGCTCGATTTCGTCGAACCAGGCGGTCTCGAAATCGTCGGTGAGACAGAGGTCGTCTCGGTCCGAACACGGCTCGAGAACGCCGTGCTCGAGGAAGAACGTCTCGAGGTCGAGGGCCGCTCGTTCGCCAGCGGGATCGCTGGTGGTGACAGTCGCATCGTCCGCGTCGGGCGTATCGGCAACACCGCTCCCGTCGAACGAGGTCACGTCGTCGGCCGCATCGGTGCCGCTCGTCGCGTCGGTTTCGCCGGCGGATCGAGCGGGCTCGGGGGCATCAGCCGAGACGGTATCGACGGATCCGAGGCCGCTCGCGACATCGGGTTCGGGATCCTTGCCGAACCAGCGCAGGACCTCGGGCGGGAGATAGCGCTTGGTCAGCGTCGGCGTGCCCGGAACGAGGTAGCCGCGGAGGTAGATCAGCGCGATCGAGATGCCGGCGGCGAGGAGGCCACCGACTCGGGATTTGCGCGCGATGGCAGTGCTGACCACCGCTGCGATACCGAGGTTCAGGACGGTACAGGGTTCACACCGGTTCTCGCCGGTGTACTCGGGTTGTTTGAGATCGTCGACGATGTCGGGTTCCATCTCAGGGTACCTATCACACCGGGATCACATCTATTTTTCGGATGTAATGGATGATATAATAGCGGACAGCGGCGCTTCATCCCTCGAGCGAGCGGAGCCTCACTTGAGGCCGACGAGTCGTTCCTTCCGGGCGCGGTTCAGTTGCTTGATCTCGTACTCGCGGGACATCGCGGCGGATTTGGAGTCGAACCGCTCGTGGTATCGGAGTTCGACCGGCGTCCGTCCGCGGGTGTACTTCGCGCCCTCGCCGGCGTCGTGTTCGGCGACGCGTCGCTCGAGATCGGTCGTGTAACCGGTGTAGAGCGAGCCGTCGGCACATTCGAGGACGTAGACGACGTGATCGGCCATCGCTCGTGGGCAGGTGTGGGACGGTAAAAAGCGACTCGTCCGAGGGGGCGTGTGGTTGTCGGTCGCGATGCGTCAGGCGCCGCGGGCGCGCTCTTTTGCGGCTTCCGCGATTCCGGCGTTGGCCGAACAGCTCACGCAGGCGTGGATTTCGCCGTGTTCGTCGGCGAAGACGCGTGCGAACCGTTCGGAGACGTGCGCGCCGCAATGATCACACTTGGGCATTGGTCACACCGGCCGAAGCCGGTACCTCGGACTACTGGGCGAACGAATAAATAACCTTCTCCATACACTGTTTGGCTTTTCGGTTATGAAAAGGATTTTTCCGAAAGAGTGTGTCCGAGTCAGTCGCGAGCGGCATCGATCGCCCGCGCGATCAGGGTCGCCTGCGCGCCGGCGACGAACCCCGCATCGATGTTGACGACCGACAGCACGGTACAGGACTGGAGCAGTCCGGCCAGTGCCGCTTCGCCGTCGCCGGCGTGACCGTAGCCGCTCGAGACGGGCACCCCGATGACCGGCGTGTCGACGAGGCCGGCGATGACGGTCGGCAGCGCCCCCTCTCGGCCGGCGGCGACGATGAGGACGTCCGCCTCGCGGAGCCGGTCGAGTTGGTCGAGGGTCCGTGAAAGCGCCGCGACCCCGATGTCGTCGACCCGATCGACCGTCGCGCCGGCGTCCAGACAGACGGCCGCCGCCTCGTCGGCGACCGGCCCGTCGACCGTTCCGCCGGTGGCGATCCCGACCGTCGCGTCCAGCGACGGCTGCTCGTAGTCAGGCGTCGTGATGCGGACCGTCGCGCTCCGGCGATCGATCGTCGCGTCGGGGACGGCGTCCCCGAGGTGGGACTCGAGGGCGTCGAACTGCGAGTCGGAGAGCCGGGTAAGCAACGCCCGACCCGTCGTCTCGAGGGCGGTCTCGGCGAGTGCGGCGACCTGTTCGGCCGATTTGCCCTCCGCGAGGATCGCCTCCGGAATCCCGCGGCGCTGCTCGCGAGCGGCGTCGAATCGACCCGCCTCGCCGACCACGTACCCCCTGAGTTCGGCTTCGGCCTGTGCCGGCGACAGCGAGCCGTCGGCCAC from Natrinema versiforme includes these protein-coding regions:
- a CDS encoding GIY-YIG nuclease family protein, with the translated sequence MADHVVYVLECADGSLYTGYTTDLERRVAEHDAGEGAKYTRGRTPVELRYHERFDSKSAAMSREYEIKQLNRARKERLVGLK
- the larB gene encoding nickel pincer cofactor biosynthesis protein LarB: MRELLEAVADGSLSPAQAEAELRGYVVGEAGRFDAAREQRRGIPEAILAEGKSAEQVAALAETALETTGRALLTRLSDSQFDALESHLGDAVPDATIDRRSATVRITTPDYEQPSLDATVGIATGGTVDGPVADEAAAVCLDAGATVDRVDDIGVAALSRTLDQLDRLREADVLIVAAGREGALPTVIAGLVDTPVIGVPVSSGYGHAGDGEAALAGLLQSCTVLSVVNIDAGFVAGAQATLIARAIDAARD